The genomic segment AAATGGCGGAGAGGCAGAATGCTGATTACGTAGCATTGGGACTCAACCTTGACGATTACAGCCAGTCCATACTTATGAATGTGGCCAAGGGAGATTATGAAAGATTCATGAGGATGTCACCTCAGACTGAGATGAAAGACGGACTTGTGAGACGGATAGCTCCACTGAGATCCATACTCGAAAAGGAGGTTGTGCTTTACGCGGTTGCAAACAGTATACCCTTCGACAGCAGCTGGTGTCCCTATTATTCACGAGCACAGAGAAACATATTTCGCGATGTTATCAATAGGCTATCGGAGTACAATCCAAGTACAAAATTCTCAATGCTCAAGTTCTTCGATAAGGCAAGATCACAAAAAGGAGGCGACGATGTCAAGGAACTGCATAGATGCAAGGTGTGCGGCGCTCCTACTGAGAATGATATCTGCTCTGCATGTTTGGCTATAGATAATTTAAGCCATGAAGCACCAATTGTAAGGAATGAAGCCAGAATTCATTGATCAGCCCTCGGGCTTGGAAAAATATCTTTGATTCACCTTACATCCCTGAAGCCCAGATCAGGTTGGAAATTAAAGCAAAATCTGATATCCATAACATCGAATTTTCGTTGAACAGAAAATGGTGACGAATAGATAGTGCTCAATTTAACCGACTTACAATTTTAAACATATAGAGCCATGATCTCCATAATCATGCAAAGCATTTTCTTGCCCTGATCATCAATTTCACGATATTTTAATCTTTAAAAAAATAATTTCAACAGGTGGCAGACGCATTAAGAAAAGATATGATAACCTTCTGGGGACTCGTCTTTTATGCTATTATGGTCATCTCTCCGGCCGGGCCATTTGCCTTTACCGGCGCATCGGCTATGGATTATGCCGGAAAAACTGCGCCTCTAACCTTTCTCATTGGAGGCTTAACGCTCTTCCTTGCGGTTATAGCGGTATACGTATACAGTGGGCATATCAGCAGTGCTGGAGGATATTACAAATTTGTCGAAGCAACTTTCAACAACAAATACTTCAGCAAGAGTGTTGGATTCTACTATCTGTTCGTCGTGTTGAGCAGCATAATAGGATCAAGCATA from the Thermoplasma sp. Kam2015 genome contains:
- a CDS encoding TIGR00269 family protein, with the protein product MKCSKCQAEAIYFAKYNGLYLCRQHFNEMIEKRVKREIRKQIDLKKPTVRISVAISGGKDSSVTLYLLHKILSGRRNVKLTAFTVDEGINGYRPAGLESASKLAKMLGVEHHVIAFQESFGMTLDSIVSADQSRIPCSYCGPLRRKLINEMAERQNADYVALGLNLDDYSQSILMNVAKGDYERFMRMSPQTEMKDGLVRRIAPLRSILEKEVVLYAVANSIPFDSSWCPYYSRAQRNIFRDVINRLSEYNPSTKFSMLKFFDKARSQKGGDDVKELHRCKVCGAPTENDICSACLAIDNLSHEAPIVRNEARIH